GCGGCGTCGACCGGAGCGTCGGCCGCGACACCGATGCCGAGCTTGTCCTTGACCTTCTTCTCGATCTCGTCGGCCAGGTCGGGGTTGTCCCGCAGGAAGTTGCGGGCGTTCTCCTTGCCCTGACCCAACTGGTCGCCCTCGTAGGTGTACCAAGCACCGGACTTGCGCACGATGCCCTGCTCGACACCCACGTCGATGAGGCCGCCCTCGCGGCTGAAGCCCTGGCCCCAGATGAGGTCGAGCTCGGCCTGCTTGAACGGGGCAGCGACCTTGTTCTTCACGACCTTGACCCGGACCCGGCTGCCGACCGCGTCGGTGCCGGTCTTCAGGGTCTCGATGCGCCGGACGTCCAGTCGGACCGAGGAGTAGAACTTCAGCGCCCGACCACCGGTGGTGACCTCCGGCGAGCCGTAGACCACGCCGACCTTCTCGCGGAGCTGGTTGATGAAGATGCAGGTGGTGCCCGAGTTGCTCAGCGCACCGGTGATCTTGCGCAGCGCCTGGCTCATCAGGCGGGCCTGCAGACCGACGTGGCTGTCACCCATCTCGCCCTCGATCTCCGCACGCGGCACCAGGGCGGCCACGGAGTCGATGACGATCAGGTCCAGCGCACCGGAGCGGATCAGCATGTCCGCGATCTCCAGCGCCTGCTCACCGGTGTCGGGCTGGCTGATCAGCAGGGCGTCGGTGTCGACGCCGATGGCGCGGGCGTAGTCGGGGTCCAGCGCGTGCTCGGCGTCGATGAAGGCCACGATGCCGCCGAGGGCCTGGGCGTTGGCCACCGCGTGCAGGGCGACCGTCGTCTTGCCCGAGGCCTCCGGGCCGTAGACCTCGACCACCCGGCCACGGGGCAGGCCACCGATGCCCAGGGCGATGTCCAGGGCGATGGAGCCGGTCGGGATGACCTTCATGGCCACCTCCGGCGAGTCGCCCAGGCGCATGACCGAGCCCTTGCCGAACTGCTTGTCGATCTGGGCGAGGGCCATGTCGAGGGCCTTGTCGCGGTCCAGGGTTGCCATCGGGTCCACCTTCGGGGTCGTCGCTGAGTCGCTGTGTGCGGGTCGAGACCGACGCTAGGGCGAGGGTCTGACAAAACCGGGCGACCGGGAGGATCTGTGGATCCGGCACCGGCCTGTGGACAACCGTAGGACGAACACCTGTTCGAATCCAGCGACACGCCGCAGCGGGCGTGTCGACACCTCAGCGGCGGGTGTCGTGCTCCTCGCGTGCGGCGTGCACGGCCGGCAACCGGTCCTCGACGAACCCGATCAGGTCCAGCAACCGGGGCGCGAGCTCGCGTCCGGCCGCGGTCAGCCGGTACTCCACGTGCGGGGGGATGGCCGACAGCACCTCGCGGTGCACCCACCCGTCCCGCTCGAGGGTCTGCAGGCTCTGCGCGAGCATCTTCTCGCTGACCCCGTCCACCCGGCGACGCAGCTCGCCGAACCGGTGCGGGGCCTCCAGCAGGGCGGACAACGCCAGCAGCGACCACTTGCCGGTCACGTGCTCCAGGGCCTCGCGCGAGGTGCAGGCGCGACTGAAGACGTCGGCGGCGAACGCCTCGACCGGGTCGGTCCCGGGCACCCCTCCGGCAGCCACGGCACGAGTGTACGTTCTCTCCGAAAGCGCTAACCAGGAGTTAGTGCACACCGAGGAGGAAGCAAATGATCGCCGTCACCGGAGCCACCGGCCACCTGGGCCGCCTCGTCGTCACCGGCCTGCTCGACGCCGGCGTCCCGGCGGCCGAGGTCACCGCTCTCGTCCGGGACGCGGGCCGGGCCGCAGACCTGGCTGCCCGCGGTGTCACCGTGCGGGTGGCCGACTACACCGACCGGGCCTCCCTGGACGCCGCGCTGTCCGGCGTCGACCGGCTCCTCCTGGTCTCCGGCAGCGAGGTGGGGCAGCGGGTCGCCCAGCACACCGCCGTCGTCGAGGCTGCGCAGGCCGCCGGTGTCGACCTGCTCGTCTACACGTCGGCCCCGAAGGCGCTGACCAGCACGCTCGTGCTGGCCCCGGAGCACAAGGCGACCGAGGAGCTGATCGCACAGGCGGGCATCCCCGCCGTGGTGCTCCGCAACAACTGGTACTGGGAGAACTACGACGCCCAGATCGGCCAGGCGGCCGCCACCGGGCAGCTCGCCGGCAGCGACCACGGCGGCCGGGCCTGGCCCGCGGCGCGGGCGGACTTCGCCGCCGCCGCCGTCGCCGTCCTCACCGACCCCGACGTGCAGCCGGCCACCCTTGAGCTCGACGGGGACGCCCCGTTCTCCCTGTCCGACCTGGCCGCCGAGGTCGGCCGGCAGACCGGTCGTGAGGTCGCCTTCACCGACCTGTCCACCGAGGACCACGTGCAGCTGCTGCGCAGCGTGGGCCTGGACGAGGGCACCGCGGGCTTCGTCGCGGCGATCGACACCGGCATCGCCGCCGGGGAGCTCGACACCGGCGGCTCGGGCATCTCCGGCCTGACCGGTCGACCCACCCGCACCCTGGCCGAGCACGTGCGCGCCGTCCTGGCCGGCTGAGTCCCCGACGTCCCGGCGACGGTCAGCGCACCGACGCCGGGACGTCGTACTCCTCGCACACGGTCAGCCAGACCGTGCGCACCGGGACGCCGCCGTCGATGGCCGCCACCGCGGACCGCCCGCCCAGGGTGGTGAAGACGTGGTCCCGGGCGATGCTCTCGGCCCGCAGGTCACCGAAGTGCTCGCGCATCCGGGCCCAGAACTCCTGCAGTCGCACGGGCTCACGGTACCCACGCCCCACGGTCACCTAGCCTGGCCGGATGTTCCCCAGCACCGGGTCGGGCACCTGGGACACCGTCCTGCAGGTCGTGGCCGCGAGTCTGCTGCTCGTCTCGCTGGTCGTGATGATCCGGCGGCGCTGACTCACTCCACCAGGTCGTCCTCGGGCAACGGGCCCAGGACGGCGAAGCACGACAGGTACGGGTCGACGTCCCCGCGGGTGGTCCAGGACCGCAGCTGACCGGCCGACCGGCGCGACAGCACGGCCCGCGCCAGGTCGAAGTCCGAGGCCGAGACGACCACGGCGGCGTCGGCGGGCCCGGTGCGCCAGGTCTCCCCGACCAGAGCCAGGGGCGGCAACCCGGCGCCGTCCACGGCCGCGGCCACCCGTCCGGCGAAGCGGTCGCGCAGGGCGGCCAGCGCCGGGGTGTCCCGGGCGCCGGGCACGCCCAGCGCGCCCCGCAGGTCCTGCTCGTGGACGACGACGTCGTTCACCGGGCGGGTGCCGTGCTCGCCCATCCAGGCGCGCATCGGCCCGGTCAGCGGCTCCCACTCGGCCAGCAGGGCCCCGATCCCGCGGCCGGCGCGACGGTCCACGTGCGACTGCGTCCAGACCGGGTCGTGCTCGTCGGGCTCCTGCCCGGCGAGGACGTCGACGTTGGCACCGACGACGTGGGACAGCAGGTCCCGCACGGTCCAGTCCGGGCACGCCGGGACGGCGGTGCCCGCCTGCTCGGTGCCGAGCCCCCGGACCAGCCCGACGACTCGCGCCTGGGCCTGCGTCCACTCCTCGATCGCGTCCATGCCGGGGTGCATCCCCGCGCGGGGGGCCTCACAACCCCATGGACCGCCCGATGATCTCCTTCATGATCTCGTTGGTGCCGCCGTAGATGGACTGCACGCGGGCGTCGCGCCAGGCCTTGGACACCGGGTACTCGTCCATGTAGCCGTAGCCGCCGTGCAGCTGCAGGCACCGGTCGGCCGTCTTGTTCTGCAGCTCGGTGGTCCACCACTTGGCCATCGCGGCGTCGGTGGCGGTGAGCTCCCCGGCGTTGAGCTGGCGCACGCACTCGTCGACGAAGGCCCGGGCGATGGTGGCCTCGGTCTGCAGCTCGGCCAGGACGAAACGGCTGTTCTGGAAGCTGCCGACGGGCCTGCCGAACGCCGTCCGACCGGTCACGTACTCCACCGTCTGGGCCAGCACGGTCTCCACCGCCGCGACCGCGCCGGCGGCGATCGAGAGGCGCTCCTGGGGCAGGTTCTCCATCAGGTGCAGGAAGCCCCGGTTCTCGGTGCCCAGCAGGTTCTCCGCCGGCACCCGGACGTCGGTGAAGAACAGCTCCGCGGTGTCCTGGGCCTTGAGACCCACCTTGTCCAGGTTGCGACCCCGGGCGAAGCCGGGCATGTCCCGCTCGACGACGAGCAGGCTGATGCCCTTGGAGGCCGGGGCGTCGGGGTCGGTGCGGGCGACGACGATCACCAGGTCGGCGTTGATCCCGTTGGTGATGAACGTCTTGGACCCGTTCAGCACCCACCCGTCGCCGTCCTTGCGTCCGGTCGTGGTGATGCCCTGCAGGTCGCTGCCGGTGCCCGGCTCGGTCATCGCGATCGCGCTGACCAGCTGGCCGCTGCAGAACCGCGGCAGCCAGCGCTCCTGCTGCTCGGGGGTCGCCAGGTCGCGCAGGTAGGGCCCGGTGACGTCGTTGTGCAGGGTGAAGCCGACACCGGAGGCACCGATGCGCATCAGCTCCTCGCCGAGCACGGTGTTGTACCGGAAGTCGCGCACCCCGCCGCCGCCGTGCGCCTCCGGGAGGTCCATCCCGAGCAGGCCCTGCGCGCCCCCGGCGGTCCACACCTCGCGCGGCACGATGCCCTCGCGCTCCCACTGGCCGTGGAACGGCGCGACGTTCTTCTCCAGGAACGTCCGGGCGGTGTCCCGGAAGGCGTCGTGGTCGGCCTCGTACAGGTGGGAGCGCATGCGGCGAGTGTGACCGACAGCGCTGACTGTTTCCAGGGGCCGGACGGCGGCCGTCGCCGGGGGCGAACTGTCGTACCCCTGTGGACACTGGGGACGTGCCCACCGCCCCGTCCGCCCTCGACCGGTTCTCCGAGCCCACCCGGGCCTGGTTCACCGGCGCGTTCGACCGTCCGACGACGGCCCAGGAGGGCGCCTGGACGGCGATCAGCAGCGGCGAGCACGCCCTGGTGGTCGCCCCCACCGGCTCGGGGAAGACCCTGGCGGCGTTCCTGTGGTCGCTGGACCGGCTGGCCACCACCGCCCCGGCGGACGAGAAGTCCCGGTGCCGGGTGCTCTACGTGTCCCCGCTCAAGGCGCTGGCCGTCGACGTCGAGCGCAACCTGCGGGCGCCGCTGACCGGCATCGGCCAGGCCGCGGCCCGGCTGGGGCTCCCCCGCCCGGAGATCAGCGTGGGCATCCGGTCCGGTGACACCCCGGCCGACGAGCGCCGGGCCTTCGCCCGCCGGCCCACCGACATCCTCATCACCACCCCGGAGTCGCTGTTCCTGCTGATGACCAGCCAGGCGCGGGAGGCGCTGCGCGGGGTCGAGACGGTGATCATCGACGAGGTGCACGCGGTCTGCGGGAGCAAGCGCGGCGCCCACATGGCCGTCACGCTCGACCGGCTGGACACGATCCTCGACAAGCCCGCGCAGCGGATCGGGCTGTCGGCCACCGTGCGCCCCATCGACGAGGTCTCCACCTTCCTGGCCGGAGGCCGGCCGGTGCAGGTCGTCGCGCCGCCGTCGACCAAGAAGTGGGACCTGTCGGTCGTCGTCCCGGTGGAGGACATGAGCCAGCTCGGTCAGCCGACCGGGGAGATGGACGGCTCGGCCGCCGGTTCGCAGCCACGGACGTCGATCTGGCCCGCGGTCGAGGAACGGGTGCTGGACCTCATCGAGGAGCACCGCTCCACCATCGTGTTCGCCAACTCCCGTCGGTTGGCCGAGCGGCTCACCAGCCGGCTGAACGAGCTGGCCTACGAGCGCGCCACCGGCGACACCGTGCCCGCCGGGGCCGACGCCGCCCAGCTGATGGCCCAGGCCGGCGCCGGCGGGGGCCTCCCGGCGGACGCCAAGCCGGTCGCCTCGGCGCACCACGGGTCGGTCTCCCGCGAGCAGCGGGCCGTGGTCGAGGAGGCGCTGAAGTCCGGCCAGCTGCCGGCCGTGGTCGCCACCTCCTCCCTCGAGCTGGGCATCGACATGGGCGCGGT
This sequence is a window from Geodermatophilaceae bacterium NBWT11. Protein-coding genes within it:
- the recA gene encoding recombinase RecA, which gives rise to MATLDRDKALDMALAQIDKQFGKGSVMRLGDSPEVAMKVIPTGSIALDIALGIGGLPRGRVVEVYGPEASGKTTVALHAVANAQALGGIVAFIDAEHALDPDYARAIGVDTDALLISQPDTGEQALEIADMLIRSGALDLIVIDSVAALVPRAEIEGEMGDSHVGLQARLMSQALRKITGALSNSGTTCIFINQLREKVGVVYGSPEVTTGGRALKFYSSVRLDVRRIETLKTGTDAVGSRVRVKVVKNKVAAPFKQAELDLIWGQGFSREGGLIDVGVEQGIVRKSGAWYTYEGDQLGQGKENARNFLRDNPDLADEIEKKVKDKLGIGVAADAPVDAAPADF
- a CDS encoding helix-turn-helix transcriptional regulator, translating into MPGTDPVEAFAADVFSRACTSREALEHVTGKWSLLALSALLEAPHRFGELRRRVDGVSEKMLAQSLQTLERDGWVHREVLSAIPPHVEYRLTAAGRELAPRLLDLIGFVEDRLPAVHAAREEHDTRR
- a CDS encoding NAD(P)H-binding protein, with protein sequence MIAVTGATGHLGRLVVTGLLDAGVPAAEVTALVRDAGRAADLAARGVTVRVADYTDRASLDAALSGVDRLLLVSGSEVGQRVAQHTAVVEAAQAAGVDLLVYTSAPKALTSTLVLAPEHKATEELIAQAGIPAVVLRNNWYWENYDAQIGQAAATGQLAGSDHGGRAWPAARADFAAAAVAVLTDPDVQPATLELDGDAPFSLSDLAAEVGRQTGREVAFTDLSTEDHVQLLRSVGLDEGTAGFVAAIDTGIAAGELDTGGSGISGLTGRPTRTLAEHVRAVLAG
- a CDS encoding DUF3046 domain-containing protein, producing the protein MRLQEFWARMREHFGDLRAESIARDHVFTTLGGRSAVAAIDGGVPVRTVWLTVCEEYDVPASVR
- a CDS encoding LPXTG cell wall anchor domain-containing protein is translated as MFPSTGSGTWDTVLQVVAASLLLVSLVVMIRRR
- a CDS encoding maleylpyruvate isomerase family mycothiol-dependent enzyme; amino-acid sequence: MHPGMDAIEEWTQAQARVVGLVRGLGTEQAGTAVPACPDWTVRDLLSHVVGANVDVLAGQEPDEHDPVWTQSHVDRRAGRGIGALLAEWEPLTGPMRAWMGEHGTRPVNDVVVHEQDLRGALGVPGARDTPALAALRDRFAGRVAAAVDGAGLPPLALVGETWRTGPADAAVVVSASDFDLARAVLSRRSAGQLRSWTTRGDVDPYLSCFAVLGPLPEDDLVE
- a CDS encoding acyl-CoA dehydrogenase, which produces MRSHLYEADHDAFRDTARTFLEKNVAPFHGQWEREGIVPREVWTAGGAQGLLGMDLPEAHGGGGVRDFRYNTVLGEELMRIGASGVGFTLHNDVTGPYLRDLATPEQQERWLPRFCSGQLVSAIAMTEPGTGSDLQGITTTGRKDGDGWVLNGSKTFITNGINADLVIVVARTDPDAPASKGISLLVVERDMPGFARGRNLDKVGLKAQDTAELFFTDVRVPAENLLGTENRGFLHLMENLPQERLSIAAGAVAAVETVLAQTVEYVTGRTAFGRPVGSFQNSRFVLAELQTEATIARAFVDECVRQLNAGELTATDAAMAKWWTTELQNKTADRCLQLHGGYGYMDEYPVSKAWRDARVQSIYGGTNEIMKEIIGRSMGL